The following proteins are co-located in the Campylobacter concisus genome:
- a CDS encoding helix-turn-helix domain-containing protein, with translation MENLEAILARMRAVLGVKTDKQMCEILKIPYNTITTWKDRGKIPKGRFFEIATKLNVSPQYLESGINVSNGHFINGNNVSVGNYHIGQSSAKDEDIELINAIKENDPNREYRNLEDLKKRLFIKTNDEFMKIFQLTREDFNKIPASGISQKMAAAAHAIERKIHGILLDPGEATGLSEYGRIKVEGGTRELVGDDIKIAYLLAYANKEFKQNVLKKLEAFRELSKI, from the coding sequence ATGGAAAATTTAGAAGCTATTTTGGCGAGAATGCGCGCTGTGCTCGGAGTAAAAACAGATAAGCAGATGTGTGAAATTTTAAAAATTCCATACAATACTATTACGACTTGGAAAGATAGAGGCAAAATTCCAAAAGGAAGATTTTTTGAAATTGCCACCAAACTAAACGTATCTCCGCAATATTTAGAGAGCGGCATAAACGTATCAAACGGGCATTTTATAAACGGCAATAACGTAAGCGTAGGGAACTATCACATAGGGCAAAGCTCGGCAAAAGACGAAGATATAGAACTCATAAACGCCATAAAAGAAAATGATCCGAATAGGGAATATAGAAATTTGGAAGATTTAAAAAAACGCTTGTTTATAAAAACAAATGACGAGTTTATGAAAATTTTTCAATTAACGAGAGAAGATTTCAATAAAATCCCGGCTAGCGGAATATCGCAAAAAATGGCCGCTGCAGCGCATGCAATAGAGCGGAAAATACACGGTATCTTGCTAGATCCGGGCGAGGCTACCGGGCTGAGCGAGTACGGCCGTATAAAAGTAGAAGGCGGAACGCGCGAGCTAGTAGGAGACGATATAAAAATAGCCTATCTGCTAGCTTATGCAAATAAAGAGTTTAAACAAAACGTTTTAAAAAAGCTGGAAGCTTTTAGAGAGCTTTCTAAAATTTAA
- a CDS encoding helix-turn-helix transcriptional regulator, producing the protein MKRKASDYISLAEVGERLEGVRLIFGLDLVEICELLETTKYFFNEVKRGRKLIPYEWVMRLSEKYNLNQNWIYQGEGEIFNKRKNDV; encoded by the coding sequence ATGAAGCGTAAAGCAAGTGATTACATCTCTCTAGCAGAGGTCGGTGAAAGGCTCGAGGGCGTTAGGCTGATTTTTGGGCTAGATCTCGTGGAAATTTGCGAACTACTTGAAACTACAAAATACTTTTTTAACGAGGTCAAACGTGGTCGTAAGCTCATCCCATACGAGTGGGTGATGAGGCTTAGTGAAAAATATAACCTCAATCAAAACTGGATCTACCAAGGCGAAGGCGAAATTTTTAATAAAAGGAAAAATGATGTGTGA